The Candidatus Fukatsuia endosymbiont of Tuberolachnus salignus nucleotide sequence TTACATTTCACCGCCCAATAAAGTATGCGGCTTAACGCTTCCATTTCATATTTTGGTAGGACCTCCCTCTTACTCATCACGGTATATTCTACCAAGGCGGCGATCAACTCGTTTTCATCGGGTTTAGTTAAAATAAAAAAATTCTGTGAAAGAAAATTATCTATTTCTTTGGCAAGTTCTAGATTTGGCATAATATACATCATCCTTGATTAAACATTAGACGTCTTGCAAAACCTGCTACGTGCCGCAAATTCTACGTTATCGGGTGCCCGCAATCCTCATGTACTCTATGCACCGCACAGTGACTGTGCGACGGGCGCCTTGAGTTCGCATAACGAATACGGTTTTGCAAGAAGTCTATTATTTTTTAAATGCGGGATATCAATGAGTACAGCGAAATGATGAATAGATAAAAAAATGCAACATTGTGCGAACGATATAAACCAGTTTTGTGCAAACGTCAAGGCTATACCCGTCTTATTATTTTTAATATCAATACTATTTGGTACAGCATGTGGATTTTCGGATTGCAGGAATGTATCCCGCCACGACAAATGCCACCCCTGACGCAGCAACATAAATCCCTGGGAAGAGTCCACCAAAGGGTATCAATAGCGCGATAATAAGAGGAGATAAACCACCAAAAACCGACAAAGCCGCGTTGTATCCTAGGCCCAAGATCGCTGTTTTATTTGCGCTTTTTTCAAACAGCACCGCAGCCAGATTGCTAAGGATCAGTGCTGCAATCAGGGTTAACGCCAATTGAGCGATAATGACCAGCACAACACTCTTGCTGGCTAGCAGCAGATACAGAGGGGCAGCGGCTATCAGTAACGCATAGATACCAAGGCGAAAGATTTTTTGCGGCGTACTGTATTTATCCGTTAACCAGCCGATAAATAGCACAAAGACCAACAACAGGCTACTGGAAAGTAATGGATAAAGTGTCTGCAGCGTCCCGTTATCCAGCGCTCTCTTGGAGAGAGTACTCGCTAAATTTTGCACGTAGAACACCACAGCACCGGGAATAACGATAAGAAAAATCTTCAAAACAGCTAAAAGCGTTATCCCTTGATTTTTGATGACACAGGGTGATATTTCTTTCAATTTTTGGCGAAAATAGAAGCTGATTGCAATATTTACCAATGCAATCAGCAGAGGAATACGCCAGCCAATCTGTTGCATCTCCTCGGGACTTAATAGATTGTTTATAAAATAGACAATCAGTAATGACATCAAGACACCAACAAGAGAACTGGCTACGATCATACTGCTGATTTTCGCTCGCTGTTTCTGTTCTGATTCACTGAGCAGATAGTGGATGATGGTCGGATATTCCCCACCAAAACTGAAGGCTTGCAGCATTTGTAAAATTAAAAAGAGCAACGGAGCGGCAGCACCTAATTTAGAAATAGGTAACACCGCCATAGTTAATGTAGACAGCCCAATAACTGTACTGGTGAGGATCAGTGCCGCCTTACGTCCATAATGATCTGCATACAAACCGATAATATAACCGCCTAACGGTCGGATCAGAAAACGTAAGGCAAAAATCCCCCAAACAATATAGGTTGAATTCCCCATCCCCGCTTGTTGGAATTCCACTGTGATATAACCAGAAATCGCGGCAAAGAGAGCAATATCATAGAATTCACACGCGTTTCCTGCCACCACACCAAGGCGTTGTTTCCATGTCAACATATTTTTATCCTCATCATTCCACGTAACGCAAGATCTATACCCAATGAATTTCGAGTTACAGCAAGGCGGCAATCAATCGAATCCCAGGAGTGTACAAGTAGTACATGACTGGGATGAGTGCGAGCAGCCAACGTCGCCGTAACTTGAAAGGCGAAGGGTATAGGTTACAAGAGATGTCGAACGGGTTCTAATAAGAGATAATATAAGTACCCAGACATGCGGCTATTATCCCATATTTTTTGAGTGTGGTAAAAACTCTGGAAAGGGGCATATTGGCACATCCTATTTTCTCTTTAATACGTATTATCCGATTTTTCTCCGCCGTTGCTGAGCAACAATGGAGCCAGGCTATTTCTTTAATCGATTTTAATTCCAGCAGGTAACGTATTGTTTCTAGTTCCAGCTCAGAGAGAGAGATATCGCCAAATTTAAATTTTTTATAATTTATATCCCTGCCAGCTGTCTGATGCGCTAACGGACTGTCTATGTGCGCACGTAATGGCAGAGCAATATTATCACCATCAATCCCTCTGATTTTTCTTGTTGCGTAGTGACTAATAGCGGATTTTACTTTGTTTAAGTAGAAAAGATCTGGCAACAGCATATCCGTTCTGAAACTTACGGAAAATAACTCAAATCTACCTTTGTCGTAGCAAGTCATATCTATTTTTTTTATGCCATTTTCTAATTTTTTTAACGTATTGCCATGCTCGCTGGAATAGGCACCCCAATAACTCATTGTGTGTTTTAAGCGTTCATTAAGATGCCTATCCAAATCACTGTCCCAATATTGCAAATGCCAAATATAATTGCTGGGCAGTGCATGAACACAACGGTTTACTGTATCAATACAGGTATAAGTTACTTCATGATAAGTACGAAAAAGAGACAAAAATTCTTTTTTAAATTCATAGGAATGGCGCTCCAATATTTTATTTTCTACATTCATTTTGTATTTTGTTCATAGTTATACATGCTTTGAATATATTAATTGTAGCAGAATCAACCATTCTGTCCCGTCAAGACGATAAATCAAGACAAAACAAGCGAGCTAATGATCATCCGATAACAGCCACCCTTTACCTGATGGCCGTGCAGTAAATGCCTGAAAAAAATTTTCCTCTCCGAGAAAAAAATCATTCCTGCGCGACGCAGAAATTGTATTAATGTGATAGGTAGTGCCACCTAGCTGTTAATAACACAGCGATTAATAATGGCTAGGTAGCACTCATCACTCTTTTTCGCCTGGTTTTAACTTGCTATTTGCTGAGACTTACAGCAGATGTTAAGCAGGCTATACAACAAAAATATAACAAGGATCTTATGAGTATCAGTGAATCTCTAGCAAAACTTAAATTTTATTCATTAAATGAAGTGGCACAAATCTCATTTAATGATTTTTTAGAAAAAACAAAGTTTTACTCCTTAGAAGAAAAAAACGCTCAAGTGCTTTATAACACAGCACTTGAAGAACAGAGTCAACAAAGAAACGCATTGACGCGTGCTAATCCGATGCTAAAGAACATTCCTAATATTATTTATACGGATGTATCACCACAGCATGAATATAACGAAAATTTTACTACCATCAAACATGATTATGCTGTTGCTGATACTCCCGCTTCCATGTTTTCAGTTTTCGCTTATCTGGCTGAATTATACCGTGAGGCATATGGACTACATGCTAAGCACTCACCCTACCATTTAGATAAGCGGCGGGCAGATTTAAAAACATTAGCGCTTAGTCAGGATAATAGGGATCAGGAAGTGAGCACCCTAACGCTTTCTAATGACATTTTATTGCAATACGTAAAAGAAAAAATGAAAGAAAAGGGCAGTACGCTTGATAGGAAAAATAAAAATGATATATATCGATTCCTCTATGAGAGAAAAATTTATACTAACGGTAATGTAAATCTTAATTACTATTTTAACTATCATTATGAAGTGATTGAATGGGCACTTAAAGCGCAAGGAACAACGGTCAGTCGCTTATTGGACAACCCTTTTTTCGCGAAAAGAATGATAAAAAGTAATCTAAATCCTTTATTACAAGAAAAAAATGATTTCCTTTTTTACCAGATAGTGACTACGCCTAAAAAAACAAAATATTATTATAAATTGACTGGTTTATCTTCAGAAATAATTGACGCTATCATTGATCCTGTATCTCAACATGAACAGTCAGATTTTGAAAAAGTAGAAAAAATAACCAGAATAAAAAACTACCAGGCGCGTTATCACATACCGGAAGAGCAAGCGTTTATTTTAGATAATAACACCATATTAATAACAAAAAATAATAATCACCAATCACCGAGTCAATTTGACCAATTATTTAATTCTCCACCCCTAAAGGGGGTTCGTTATGAACTCACAGGCGCACAAAAACGTACTCATGCGCCCTTAGAGGCCCAAGAATCGGCGGTATTAAGACAGGCATTGGCTGTCGATGAGAGAGAGCTGAGCATCATGTGCGAAATGCTGACTGATGCTGTCGTCTCTCAAATAACCTACCTGTCTGCGTTATATCGTATTCGGTTACTTGCGCGTATTCACGGACTCACTATTTCCGAACTCGCTATGCTGTTAAGAATGTTAGTCAATCCATCAAAGAGCCTAACCCTTTTTCCTATCGATATGAGCGATGATCAGTGCGCTGAGTTGATAGACAAACTCTATCAGCGCACTTATTGGCTGTGTGAGCAAGGATGGCGGGTTGATGAATTGTATGACATGACCACCACAGAATATAACGGTGTAAAGACGCTTGAAATCGAAACCTTAATTCAGACCGTCGCCATGGGTTTGAGTTCAGCACTTGCCCAGGAAAACCCTGAAACAACCATACAGGTATCAGAACAGATCGCCCCTTTTTTCCTCTCTTCATTGGCTTTGCCTTCGATAACAGTGGCTAATTTTTTACTGGCTTGGCTTGATAAATTAATTCCACACGCCAATCCAAGCAGTCTGATTATTAATGTCAATACATTTAGAAATGAAATAATAAAATGGAATCGAGATCATCTAGAAATCAATGAAAAAATGATCATTTTTTGTCAACGTTTACAACAGTTAGCACACATTTATCACCGTTTACAACTCAGTGAACCCGAATTATCGCTACTAGTCGAACAGCCTCATTTATTAGACGCTTCTCTCACATTAATCGGGCACAGCATCGCACATCTTGAATTATTAACCCGTATCCATAGCCAAATAATCTCACTCGGTGATCAGGTTCCTCAGGTGCTAATAGCCCTAAAGCAGCGCAATCTGACGGCGGCCATTTTGGCACCCATGATACAAATGGACAAAGAAACGCTACAACAGGCGGCTAAACAGGTCGATATTCAGCGAGCAGAAAGGGCAGAGAGAGGTTTCTCTTCTCGATCAAACGCTAGGAGCAGTAGAATCTACAAAAACAGAAGCGAAAAAATTAGCCGCCGATCTTCGGAAGATTGCGGATTCCCATGAGGATATGCGCTTCTCTGACTTTTCCAGCATCACAAATACGCTGGAATGGTTAACTATGGCACAAGAACTTGGTATTAAAACTGACGATTTACGCAAGCTACTCAGGTTATCAAATGTAGCATACTTTGCGGATTATCCGGATTGGCAAGCCGTCTCAACAGCGTTGCTCGCCGGGCAGGATGCGCAACAGAGCAGGAAGATCGCGCTTGAGCTTGATAAAATAGTCAGCAGAGGATTGAGTCATTACTATGTTGCTTCCCATGGAAGCCAAACTACACCACCCGTCATAACGCGCGACCAGGTTTACCAACATTTATTGATTGATAACCAGGTTTCAACCGAAGTGAAAACCAGCAAGATAGCAGCGGCCATTGCGGCTCTCCAGCTTTATATTAGCCGCGTCTTACAGCGTAAAGAAGAGGAAGGCTTAAATACAGATGTGTTGAATAAACCTTTCTTTCAAAATTGGGAGAATGGTAACGGTCGTTATAGCACTTGGGCTGCCGCGGCCAAGCTTCGTTATCAGCCGGAAAATTATATTGACCCACTACAGCGCCTTGAGCAGAGCCAAATGATGGATAACTTTCAGCAAGCGATTAGTGATGCTCAGCTGAATAATGAAATGATAGAACAGGCATTTAAAGCGTATCTAACAGAGTTTGAACAGATTGCTAATTTGTCGATTATCAGCGCTTATCACGATAGTGTTAGGAGTAATGAGGGATTGACTTATTTTGTCGGTGAAAATCCTAACGAAAAAGGGGCCTATTATTGGCGGCGTATTGATCAAAAACAATTTAGTCAGGGGAAATTCTTTGTTGGTGCCTGGAGTCAATGGAAAAAAATTGATTGTGCCGCTAATCCGGTTGCTAAATTGATCCGACCTGTGATCTATCAATCTCGTCTTTATCTGGTATGGATAGAAGATCAATGGGAAATGGCAGCAGATAATACTGATATCAGAAAACAGATAAAAATCAATAAACAAAAATTAAAAATCGCGTATCTTAATTATAATGGTAACTGGAGTTCAACGTTTTCATTCAATATTTTGGAAGAAAAACGGATTAAGAATTTAGGATTATCTTGTACAGAAGATAATGAAAAAAACATCATCGCAGTTTATCTTTATGAAAAACAGGACAGTCATTATAGTTTAACACCTGAGCATACAGTGGGTTATGCTATTTCTGAGAACATGATCTGTCATGTCATGTCTCATGAATCACTTATAGAATATTTTCCTCATGTAAAAAATGAATTTGATGTGCTTAATCAAAAGAATAAAAAAGTAAGTTATCCCTATCCTGGATTATACAACTATAGCATCACAGATAATCAAGATGAACTGATCAGTGGCCGTCTAAAACTGTCCAATGATATCGGGATAATAGACAGTATAGAATCTGAAAGAAATTTATTCGTAACATGTGAAAGTCATAAAAAAAATTATTTGAAATTATTTATCAAACCACGTTTGCAATTTGCACATAATTATTTTTCTGGTTATGAGGAATCGCAACATACGCTCATTGGGCTTATGGAAAAAATGGGGGAAGTTGGCCATGACAACTATATTTTTTATAAAATAGAAAATAAAAAGAAGCATCAGTCTGGCACCAAAATAACACTTGTCATCTGTCCGAATAAATGTACAGTTGGCATTTTTAATCCTTACTCCAGTCCCGATCCAACGAAAAATATTAAGTTGTATTTTTATGGCAGAGAAAACCCACTCTTCGAACCGATAATAATAAAACGCGGAAAAAATATTTTTCATATCTCTGAATTCAAATATCAATCTGAACGCCCGATACAATTTCAAACACCACAAAATGACATTATGAAATTTAATGAATGTGTTGAAATTAAACTGGCAGAAGAAAATATAGAATTTGATAATATTTTTTTTGAAACGAACTTTATTAAATCATCCAAAGAAATCAAACCCACTATTACCGATTTTTTTATATCGATGGGAAATCATCATAAGGAAAAAACTGACAATTTTTTTTCCGAGCTAGACAGCGATAGAATCGTCTTCGAATCCGATGAAATTGAATATATTATCGAAAATGCCCTGTTTTCTAGCGATATTTTTACAACCACCAT carries:
- a CDS encoding helix-turn-helix transcriptional regulator; amino-acid sequence: MNVENKILERHSYEFKKEFLSLFRTYHEVTYTCIDTVNRCVHALPSNYIWHLQYWDSDLDRHLNERLKHTMSYWGAYSSEHGNTLKKLENGIKKIDMTCYDKGRFELFSVSFRTDMLLPDLFYLNKVKSAISHYATRKIRGIDGDNIALPLRAHIDSPLAHQTAGRDINYKKFKFGDISLSELELETIRYLLELKSIKEIAWLHCCSATAEKNRIIRIKEKIGCANMPLSRVFTTLKKYGIIAACLGTYIISY
- a CDS encoding Tc toxin subunit A, which produces MSISESLAKLKFYSLNEVAQISFNDFLEKTKFYSLEEKNAQVLYNTALEEQSQQRNALTRANPMLKNIPNIIYTDVSPQHEYNENFTTIKHDYAVADTPASMFSVFAYLAELYREAYGLHAKHSPYHLDKRRADLKTLALSQDNRDQEVSTLTLSNDILLQYVKEKMKEKGSTLDRKNKNDIYRFLYERKIYTNGNVNLNYYFNYHYEVIEWALKAQGTTVSRLLDNPFFAKRMIKSNLNPLLQEKNDFLFYQIVTTPKKTKYYYKLTGLSSEIIDAIIDPVSQHEQSDFEKVEKITRIKNYQARYHIPEEQAFILDNNTILITKNNNHQSPSQFDQLFNSPPLKGVRYELTGAQKRTHAPLEAQESAVLRQALAVDERELSIMCEMLTDAVVSQITYLSALYRIRLLARIHGLTISELAMLLRMLVNPSKSLTLFPIDMSDDQCAELIDKLYQRTYWLCEQGWRVDELYDMTTTEYNGVKTLEIETLIQTVAMGLSSALAQENPETTIQVSEQIAPFFLSSLALPSITVANFLLAWLDKLIPHANPSSLIINVNTFRNEIIKWNRDHLEINEKMIIFCQRLQQLAHIYHRLQLSEPELSLLVEQPHLLDASLTLIGHSIAHLELLTRIHSQIISLGDQVPQVLIALKQRNLTAAILAPMIQMDKETLQQAAKQVDIQRAERAERGFSSRSNARSSRIYKNRSEKISRRSSEDCGFP
- a CDS encoding MFS transporter, coding for MLTWKQRLGVVAGNACEFYDIALFAAISGYITVEFQQAGMGNSTYIVWGIFALRFLIRPLGGYIIGLYADHYGRKAALILTSTVIGLSTLTMAVLPISKLGAAAPLLFLILQMLQAFSFGGEYPTIIHYLLSESEQKQRAKISSMIVASSLVGVLMSLLIVYFINNLLSPEEMQQIGWRIPLLIALVNIAISFYFRQKLKEISPCVIKNQGITLLAVLKIFLIVIPGAVVFYVQNLASTLSKRALDNGTLQTLYPLLSSSLLLVFVLFIGWLTDKYSTPQKIFRLGIYALLIAAAPLYLLLASKSVVLVIIAQLALTLIAALILSNLAAVLFEKSANKTAILGLGYNAALSVFGGLSPLIIALLIPFGGLFPGIYVAASGVAFVVAGYIPAIRKSTCCTK